In the genome of Muntiacus reevesi chromosome 5, mMunRee1.1, whole genome shotgun sequence, one region contains:
- the TRMT1L gene encoding TRMT1-like protein isoform X2, with the protein MENMAEEELLPQEKVEVAQVPVPTPTPDSARVPAPAPDSAPVSASTPAPASAPTPASAPVPAPALAQAPALSPSLASAPDEAESKRHISIQRQLADLEKLAFVTEGDCDSANSLNSDNLDAGNKQACPLCPKEKFRACNSHKLHRHLQNLHWKVSVEFEGYRMCICHLPCRPVKPNIIGEQISSKMGAHYHCIICSATITRRTDMLGHVRRHVNKGETKSRYIAASAAKPPKEILKEADTDVQVCPNYSVPQKTDSYFNPKMKLNRQLIFCTLAALAKERKPLECLDAFGATGIMGLQWAKHLGNAVKVTINDLNENSVTLIQENCHLNKLKVVVDSQEQEERDDILEEGEENLGNIKVTKMDANVLMHLRSFDFIHLDPFGTSVNYLDSAFRNIRNLGIVSVTSTDISSLYAKAQHVARRHYGCNIVRTEYYKELAARIVVAAVARAAARCNKGIEVLFAVALEHFVLVVVRVLRGPTSADETAKKIQYLIHCQWCEERIFQKDGNMVEENPYRQLPCNCHGSMPGKTAIELGPLWSSSLFNTGFLKRMLSESFHHGLDDIQTLIKTLIFESECTPQSQFSVHAPSNLNKQEECGVFIKTTDDTTDNYSAQGKRKSNETTANLVKRQKTDVSTEHPPFYYNIHRHSIKGMNMPKLKKFLCYLSQAGFRVSRTHFDPMGVRTDAPLIQFKSILLKYSTPTYTGGQSEGHVQPASEDTVADRVEMSVNDKAEAGGCRRW; encoded by the exons ATGGAGAATATGGCGGAGGAGGAGCTGCTGCCccaggagaaggtggaggtggccCAGGTCCCGGTCCCGACCCCGACCCCGGACTCGGCTCGGGTCCCAGCTCCGGCCCCGGATTCGGCTCCGGTCTCGGCCTCGACCCCGGCCCCTGCCTCGGCTCCGACTCCGGCCTCGGCTCCAgtcccagcccctgccctggcccAGGCTCCGGCCCTGTCCCCGTCCCTAGCCTCTGCCCCTGATGAGGCTGAAAGCA AGAGACACATCTCAATTCAAAGGCAGCTTGCTGATTTAGAGAAGTTAGCTTTCGTAACTGAAGGGGATTGTGACTCTGCCAATTCACTGAACTCAGATAATCTTGATGCAG gaaacaaacaggcttgtCCACTGTGCCCCAAGGAGAAATTCAGAGCTTGTAATAGTCATAAGCTTCATCGTCACCTTCAGAATTTACACTGGAAAGTCTCTGTGGAATTTgaag GTTACCGGATGTGCATCTGTCACTTACCTTGTCGACCAGTGAAACCAAACATTATTGGAGAACAG ATATCCAGTAAAATGGGCGCCCATTATCATTGTATCATTTGTTCAGCAACAATCACCAGAAGGACAGATATGCTAGGACATGTCAGGCGCCATGTGAACAAAGGGGAGACTAAATCCAGGTATATTGCTG cttcTGCTGCTAAACCACCTAAAGAAATTTtgaaagaggcagacacagatgtacaagTTTGTCCTAACTATTCTGTACCTCAGAAAACAGATTCCTATTTTAATCCCAAAATGAAACTGAATCg GCAGCTGATATTCTGTACACTGGCTGCTCTGGCTAAGGAGCGAAAACCTTTGGAATGTCTAGATGCCTTTGGAGCAACTG GGATAATGGGATTACAATGGGCAAAACATCTGGGAAATGCAGTCAAGGTTACAATTaatgatttgaatgaaaactctgTGACGTTGATTCAGGAGAACTGCCATTTAAACAAATTGAAAGTAGTTGTGGACAGTCAGGAACAAGAAGAAAGGGACGACATtctggaagaaggagaagaaaacctTGGTAATATCAAGGTGACCAAAATGGATGCCAATGTACTAATGCATCTGagatcttttgatttcat acACCTAGATCCTTTTGGAACATCTGTGAACTATCTTGATTCTGCATTCAGAAATATAAGAAACCTTGGCATAGTATCAGTGACTTCTACAGACATCAGCTCTTTATATGCCAAGGCACAACACGTGGCCCGGCGTCACTACGGCTGTAATATCGTCCGAACTGAGTATTACAAGGAGCTAGCCGCGAGGATTGTTGTAGCTGCAGTGGCAAG agcTGCAGCCCGATGTAACAAAGGCATAGAAGTACTGTTTGCAGTGGCTCTGGAACATTTTGTGTTGGTTGTTGTGAGAGTTTTGAGGGGGCCAACTTCTGCAGATGAAACAGCCAAGAAGATTCAATACCTAATCCATTGTCAGTGGTGTGAAGAGAGAAtttttcagaaagatggtaatatgGTAGAAG AAAACCCATATAGACAGCTACCCTGTAATTGTCACGGAAGCATGCCTGGAAAGACAGCAATCGAACTTGGGCCTCTATG gTCAAGTTCCCTTTTCAATACTGGATTCCTCAAAAGAATGCTGTCTGAATCTTTTCACCATGGTTTAGATGACATTCAGACCCTAATAAAGACATTAATCTTTGAGTCAGAGTGTACTCCTCAAAGTCAGTTTTCAGTTCATGCACCTTCAAATCTCAACAAGCAAG aagaATGTGGTGTATTTATTAAAACTACAGATGATACAACAGATAATTACAGTGCacaag gaaagagaaaaagtaatgaaACAACTGCAAATTTAGTCAAGAGGCAAAAAACTGATGTCAGTACTGAACATCCTCCCTTTTATTACAACATCCACAGACATAGCATTAAAGGAATGAATATGCCAAA GTTAAAAAAGTTTTTGTGCTATCTTTCTCAAGCAGGCTTTCGAGTAAGCCGAACTCATTTTGACCCAATGGGAGTTCGTACAGATGCACCTCTAATACAGTTTAAATCCATCCTTTTAAAGTACAGCACCCCCACTTACACTGGAGGACAGTCAGAGGGCCATGTCCAACCAGCATCTGAAGATACAGTAGCTGACAGGGTTGAAATGTCAGTGAATGACAAAGCAGAAGCAGGTGGTTGCAGAAGATGGTAA
- the TRMT1L gene encoding TRMT1-like protein isoform X1, whose amino-acid sequence MENMAEEELLPQEKVEVAQVPVPTPTPDSARVPAPAPDSAPVSASTPAPASAPTPASAPVPAPALAQAPALSPSLASAPDEAESNGLVSPLKSVSYRQDEDGISEVELKIEEEKEVLKEPPSILESSDLIRERHISIQRQLADLEKLAFVTEGDCDSANSLNSDNLDAGNKQACPLCPKEKFRACNSHKLHRHLQNLHWKVSVEFEGYRMCICHLPCRPVKPNIIGEQISSKMGAHYHCIICSATITRRTDMLGHVRRHVNKGETKSRYIAASAAKPPKEILKEADTDVQVCPNYSVPQKTDSYFNPKMKLNRQLIFCTLAALAKERKPLECLDAFGATGIMGLQWAKHLGNAVKVTINDLNENSVTLIQENCHLNKLKVVVDSQEQEERDDILEEGEENLGNIKVTKMDANVLMHLRSFDFIHLDPFGTSVNYLDSAFRNIRNLGIVSVTSTDISSLYAKAQHVARRHYGCNIVRTEYYKELAARIVVAAVARAAARCNKGIEVLFAVALEHFVLVVVRVLRGPTSADETAKKIQYLIHCQWCEERIFQKDGNMVEENPYRQLPCNCHGSMPGKTAIELGPLWSSSLFNTGFLKRMLSESFHHGLDDIQTLIKTLIFESECTPQSQFSVHAPSNLNKQEECGVFIKTTDDTTDNYSAQGKRKSNETTANLVKRQKTDVSTEHPPFYYNIHRHSIKGMNMPKLKKFLCYLSQAGFRVSRTHFDPMGVRTDAPLIQFKSILLKYSTPTYTGGQSEGHVQPASEDTVADRVEMSVNDKAEAGGCRRW is encoded by the exons ATGGAGAATATGGCGGAGGAGGAGCTGCTGCCccaggagaaggtggaggtggccCAGGTCCCGGTCCCGACCCCGACCCCGGACTCGGCTCGGGTCCCAGCTCCGGCCCCGGATTCGGCTCCGGTCTCGGCCTCGACCCCGGCCCCTGCCTCGGCTCCGACTCCGGCCTCGGCTCCAgtcccagcccctgccctggcccAGGCTCCGGCCCTGTCCCCGTCCCTAGCCTCTGCCCCTGATGAGGCTGAAAGCA atggTCTAGTTAGCCCTTTGAAGTCAGTCTCATATAGGCAAGATGAAGATGGCATATCTGAAGTAGAATTGAAaattgaggaagaaaaagaagttttaaaagaacCGCCTAGCATCTTGGAATCATCTGATTTAATAAGAG AGAGACACATCTCAATTCAAAGGCAGCTTGCTGATTTAGAGAAGTTAGCTTTCGTAACTGAAGGGGATTGTGACTCTGCCAATTCACTGAACTCAGATAATCTTGATGCAG gaaacaaacaggcttgtCCACTGTGCCCCAAGGAGAAATTCAGAGCTTGTAATAGTCATAAGCTTCATCGTCACCTTCAGAATTTACACTGGAAAGTCTCTGTGGAATTTgaag GTTACCGGATGTGCATCTGTCACTTACCTTGTCGACCAGTGAAACCAAACATTATTGGAGAACAG ATATCCAGTAAAATGGGCGCCCATTATCATTGTATCATTTGTTCAGCAACAATCACCAGAAGGACAGATATGCTAGGACATGTCAGGCGCCATGTGAACAAAGGGGAGACTAAATCCAGGTATATTGCTG cttcTGCTGCTAAACCACCTAAAGAAATTTtgaaagaggcagacacagatgtacaagTTTGTCCTAACTATTCTGTACCTCAGAAAACAGATTCCTATTTTAATCCCAAAATGAAACTGAATCg GCAGCTGATATTCTGTACACTGGCTGCTCTGGCTAAGGAGCGAAAACCTTTGGAATGTCTAGATGCCTTTGGAGCAACTG GGATAATGGGATTACAATGGGCAAAACATCTGGGAAATGCAGTCAAGGTTACAATTaatgatttgaatgaaaactctgTGACGTTGATTCAGGAGAACTGCCATTTAAACAAATTGAAAGTAGTTGTGGACAGTCAGGAACAAGAAGAAAGGGACGACATtctggaagaaggagaagaaaacctTGGTAATATCAAGGTGACCAAAATGGATGCCAATGTACTAATGCATCTGagatcttttgatttcat acACCTAGATCCTTTTGGAACATCTGTGAACTATCTTGATTCTGCATTCAGAAATATAAGAAACCTTGGCATAGTATCAGTGACTTCTACAGACATCAGCTCTTTATATGCCAAGGCACAACACGTGGCCCGGCGTCACTACGGCTGTAATATCGTCCGAACTGAGTATTACAAGGAGCTAGCCGCGAGGATTGTTGTAGCTGCAGTGGCAAG agcTGCAGCCCGATGTAACAAAGGCATAGAAGTACTGTTTGCAGTGGCTCTGGAACATTTTGTGTTGGTTGTTGTGAGAGTTTTGAGGGGGCCAACTTCTGCAGATGAAACAGCCAAGAAGATTCAATACCTAATCCATTGTCAGTGGTGTGAAGAGAGAAtttttcagaaagatggtaatatgGTAGAAG AAAACCCATATAGACAGCTACCCTGTAATTGTCACGGAAGCATGCCTGGAAAGACAGCAATCGAACTTGGGCCTCTATG gTCAAGTTCCCTTTTCAATACTGGATTCCTCAAAAGAATGCTGTCTGAATCTTTTCACCATGGTTTAGATGACATTCAGACCCTAATAAAGACATTAATCTTTGAGTCAGAGTGTACTCCTCAAAGTCAGTTTTCAGTTCATGCACCTTCAAATCTCAACAAGCAAG aagaATGTGGTGTATTTATTAAAACTACAGATGATACAACAGATAATTACAGTGCacaag gaaagagaaaaagtaatgaaACAACTGCAAATTTAGTCAAGAGGCAAAAAACTGATGTCAGTACTGAACATCCTCCCTTTTATTACAACATCCACAGACATAGCATTAAAGGAATGAATATGCCAAA GTTAAAAAAGTTTTTGTGCTATCTTTCTCAAGCAGGCTTTCGAGTAAGCCGAACTCATTTTGACCCAATGGGAGTTCGTACAGATGCACCTCTAATACAGTTTAAATCCATCCTTTTAAAGTACAGCACCCCCACTTACACTGGAGGACAGTCAGAGGGCCATGTCCAACCAGCATCTGAAGATACAGTAGCTGACAGGGTTGAAATGTCAGTGAATGACAAAGCAGAAGCAGGTGGTTGCAGAAGATGGTAA
- the TRMT1L gene encoding TRMT1-like protein isoform X3 yields the protein MCICHLPCRPVKPNIIGEQISSKMGAHYHCIICSATITRRTDMLGHVRRHVNKGETKSRYIAASAAKPPKEILKEADTDVQVCPNYSVPQKTDSYFNPKMKLNRQLIFCTLAALAKERKPLECLDAFGATGIMGLQWAKHLGNAVKVTINDLNENSVTLIQENCHLNKLKVVVDSQEQEERDDILEEGEENLGNIKVTKMDANVLMHLRSFDFIHLDPFGTSVNYLDSAFRNIRNLGIVSVTSTDISSLYAKAQHVARRHYGCNIVRTEYYKELAARIVVAAVARAAARCNKGIEVLFAVALEHFVLVVVRVLRGPTSADETAKKIQYLIHCQWCEERIFQKDGNMVEENPYRQLPCNCHGSMPGKTAIELGPLWSSSLFNTGFLKRMLSESFHHGLDDIQTLIKTLIFESECTPQSQFSVHAPSNLNKQEECGVFIKTTDDTTDNYSAQGKRKSNETTANLVKRQKTDVSTEHPPFYYNIHRHSIKGMNMPKLKKFLCYLSQAGFRVSRTHFDPMGVRTDAPLIQFKSILLKYSTPTYTGGQSEGHVQPASEDTVADRVEMSVNDKAEAGGCRRW from the exons ATGTGCATCTGTCACTTACCTTGTCGACCAGTGAAACCAAACATTATTGGAGAACAG ATATCCAGTAAAATGGGCGCCCATTATCATTGTATCATTTGTTCAGCAACAATCACCAGAAGGACAGATATGCTAGGACATGTCAGGCGCCATGTGAACAAAGGGGAGACTAAATCCAGGTATATTGCTG cttcTGCTGCTAAACCACCTAAAGAAATTTtgaaagaggcagacacagatgtacaagTTTGTCCTAACTATTCTGTACCTCAGAAAACAGATTCCTATTTTAATCCCAAAATGAAACTGAATCg GCAGCTGATATTCTGTACACTGGCTGCTCTGGCTAAGGAGCGAAAACCTTTGGAATGTCTAGATGCCTTTGGAGCAACTG GGATAATGGGATTACAATGGGCAAAACATCTGGGAAATGCAGTCAAGGTTACAATTaatgatttgaatgaaaactctgTGACGTTGATTCAGGAGAACTGCCATTTAAACAAATTGAAAGTAGTTGTGGACAGTCAGGAACAAGAAGAAAGGGACGACATtctggaagaaggagaagaaaacctTGGTAATATCAAGGTGACCAAAATGGATGCCAATGTACTAATGCATCTGagatcttttgatttcat acACCTAGATCCTTTTGGAACATCTGTGAACTATCTTGATTCTGCATTCAGAAATATAAGAAACCTTGGCATAGTATCAGTGACTTCTACAGACATCAGCTCTTTATATGCCAAGGCACAACACGTGGCCCGGCGTCACTACGGCTGTAATATCGTCCGAACTGAGTATTACAAGGAGCTAGCCGCGAGGATTGTTGTAGCTGCAGTGGCAAG agcTGCAGCCCGATGTAACAAAGGCATAGAAGTACTGTTTGCAGTGGCTCTGGAACATTTTGTGTTGGTTGTTGTGAGAGTTTTGAGGGGGCCAACTTCTGCAGATGAAACAGCCAAGAAGATTCAATACCTAATCCATTGTCAGTGGTGTGAAGAGAGAAtttttcagaaagatggtaatatgGTAGAAG AAAACCCATATAGACAGCTACCCTGTAATTGTCACGGAAGCATGCCTGGAAAGACAGCAATCGAACTTGGGCCTCTATG gTCAAGTTCCCTTTTCAATACTGGATTCCTCAAAAGAATGCTGTCTGAATCTTTTCACCATGGTTTAGATGACATTCAGACCCTAATAAAGACATTAATCTTTGAGTCAGAGTGTACTCCTCAAAGTCAGTTTTCAGTTCATGCACCTTCAAATCTCAACAAGCAAG aagaATGTGGTGTATTTATTAAAACTACAGATGATACAACAGATAATTACAGTGCacaag gaaagagaaaaagtaatgaaACAACTGCAAATTTAGTCAAGAGGCAAAAAACTGATGTCAGTACTGAACATCCTCCCTTTTATTACAACATCCACAGACATAGCATTAAAGGAATGAATATGCCAAA GTTAAAAAAGTTTTTGTGCTATCTTTCTCAAGCAGGCTTTCGAGTAAGCCGAACTCATTTTGACCCAATGGGAGTTCGTACAGATGCACCTCTAATACAGTTTAAATCCATCCTTTTAAAGTACAGCACCCCCACTTACACTGGAGGACAGTCAGAGGGCCATGTCCAACCAGCATCTGAAGATACAGTAGCTGACAGGGTTGAAATGTCAGTGAATGACAAAGCAGAAGCAGGTGGTTGCAGAAGATGGTAA